A portion of the Shewanella sp. SNU WT4 genome contains these proteins:
- a CDS encoding Na+/H+ antiporter NhaC family protein: protein MDVNPIVLLPLIFTLVLALVTRQTLVALIGGIVSGALLVKSFDVIATLQYLAASTQGLFYDGGAWKTWNLNVLAAMLMLGMMTRLLSISGAVDSFSQWLYLRIQSGRQARLGVVLLGYLVFIDGIFSCLAVGHVCRPLKDKYAINSPQLAYLVDSNASPLCSLVPISSWGPYVMALLASISFLNLPPLAAFVVVAQGNFYAILTLVFALWLAYSGKGFEQVTQAAPKSEPDTAPDTTKIGAIGPWMLLLPMLTLLLSAIGFTLTSGMMAAPDGSIAQWIAQADIGAAMRNACLLALVVTFASMMFSGQGLSLMVKGVASGIGMMLFAIGILLCTWMIGKVIADLNVASLLAYWAELYINQRLLVPGLFVLCALMAFTTGSSWGTFAIMIPIGAQISHQLDVSMLLPALSAVMAGSVFGDHCSPISDTSVISATSSGCSPHEHVITQIPLALVTATGALVGFWLVNQGWDYLLSGLVAGFVGFGLLQGLLWRRKLVSRVSMSN from the coding sequence ATGGATGTCAACCCAATCGTATTGTTACCGTTAATTTTTACCTTGGTATTGGCCCTAGTCACGCGGCAAACCTTAGTGGCACTAATTGGCGGTATAGTAAGCGGCGCCTTATTGGTTAAGAGCTTTGATGTCATTGCGACGCTGCAATATCTAGCAGCATCTACCCAAGGGTTATTCTATGACGGCGGCGCTTGGAAAACTTGGAATCTGAATGTGCTGGCGGCGATGTTAATGCTGGGAATGATGACGCGCTTATTAAGCATTAGCGGCGCGGTTGATAGTTTTAGCCAATGGTTATACCTGCGCATTCAAAGCGGCCGGCAAGCAAGGCTTGGCGTGGTGCTACTCGGTTATCTCGTCTTTATCGACGGTATTTTTAGCTGCCTTGCCGTGGGGCATGTGTGCCGGCCATTAAAAGATAAATATGCCATCAACTCGCCGCAATTAGCTTATCTGGTTGATTCCAACGCATCGCCCTTGTGCTCGTTAGTGCCTATATCAAGCTGGGGGCCGTATGTGATGGCGCTGCTTGCTAGCATTAGCTTTCTTAATTTGCCGCCGTTAGCGGCTTTTGTTGTGGTGGCTCAAGGTAACTTTTATGCCATTTTAACGTTAGTCTTTGCCTTATGGCTGGCTTATAGCGGTAAGGGTTTTGAGCAAGTGACTCAGGCGGCGCCCAAAAGCGAGCCTGACACTGCGCCTGATACGACTAAAATCGGCGCTATCGGCCCTTGGATGCTGCTGTTGCCTATGCTGACCTTATTGCTCAGTGCTATTGGTTTTACCTTAACCTCAGGCATGATGGCAGCGCCTGATGGGAGTATTGCCCAGTGGATAGCGCAAGCCGATATTGGCGCCGCTATGCGTAACGCTTGCTTACTGGCTTTAGTTGTCACTTTTGCCAGTATGATGTTTTCAGGCCAAGGCTTGTCTTTGATGGTCAAAGGTGTTGCTAGTGGCATAGGTATGATGCTGTTTGCCATTGGCATCTTGTTATGTACTTGGATGATTGGCAAGGTGATTGCCGATCTTAATGTTGCCTCTTTACTCGCTTATTGGGCTGAGCTCTATATTAATCAGCGCTTATTAGTACCTGGACTCTTTGTGTTATGTGCCTTGATGGCGTTTACCACAGGTTCAAGTTGGGGCACTTTTGCCATTATGATCCCCATTGGCGCTCAAATTAGTCATCAATTGGATGTCAGTATGTTATTGCCAGCGCTGAGCGCCGTGATGGCAGGTTCAGTGTTTGGCGATCATTGTTCACCGATTTCTGATACCAGCGTAATCAGCGCAACTAGCAGTGGCTGTAGCCCTCATGAACATGTGATTACCCAAATCCCCTTAGCCTTAGTGACAGCCACTGGCGCGCTGGTGGGCTTTTGGTTAGTGAATCAAGGCTGGGATTACTTGCTCAGTGGACTAGTGGCAGGCTTTGTTGGCTTTGGCTTGTTACAAGGCTTGCTATGGCGGCGTAAGTTAGTCTCTAGGGTTTCTATGTCTAATTGA
- a CDS encoding branched-chain amino acid aminotransferase: MEISYRLKNAAERRQQQFEPEGNVGFGKLRTDHMFVMDYRDGKWCDARIVPYGPFEMAPGAMCLHYGQAIFEGAKAFMHEDGEIYSFRLDQNAKRMNSSADIVCIPNIPEAWQVQAIEALIDVDRLWFPKQQGACLYIRPFMFATEDRLSVSPSQAYTFCVMLSPSGAYYGAGFGEAIRLLISKTFHRAVSGGTGASKAAGNYAASLRAGKAAAQFGAAQVLYLDATNTQIEEAGAMNHFHILKCGTVIIPTFTDTILQSITSRSIMELAPLLGCEVRQETVTLDKFIADIESGEIIEAGGFGTAAVVSPVGSYIFEDGHIITIGDGKVGKHIQRIYQLYTDIQLGKVKGPEGWVRPVPRSC; this comes from the coding sequence ATGGAAATAAGCTATCGTTTGAAAAATGCGGCCGAGCGTCGCCAGCAGCAATTTGAGCCAGAAGGCAATGTTGGCTTTGGTAAGCTCAGAACCGATCACATGTTTGTCATGGATTATCGCGATGGAAAGTGGTGTGATGCGCGCATTGTGCCTTACGGTCCATTTGAGATGGCGCCTGGCGCTATGTGTTTGCATTATGGTCAGGCGATTTTTGAAGGCGCCAAAGCCTTTATGCATGAAGATGGTGAGATTTATTCATTTCGTTTAGATCAAAATGCCAAGCGCATGAATAGTTCGGCCGATATCGTCTGTATTCCTAATATTCCTGAAGCGTGGCAAGTGCAAGCCATAGAAGCCTTAATCGATGTGGATAGATTATGGTTTCCCAAGCAGCAAGGCGCTTGCTTGTATATCCGCCCATTTATGTTTGCTACCGAAGATAGATTATCGGTGAGCCCCAGTCAGGCTTATACCTTTTGCGTAATGCTATCGCCAAGTGGCGCCTATTATGGTGCAGGCTTTGGTGAGGCCATTCGCTTACTCATTAGTAAAACCTTTCATCGCGCGGTTTCTGGCGGCACGGGCGCTTCTAAAGCTGCGGGTAATTACGCGGCGTCGCTGCGTGCTGGTAAAGCGGCGGCGCAGTTTGGTGCGGCGCAAGTGCTCTATCTTGATGCGACTAATACCCAGATTGAAGAAGCGGGCGCCATGAACCACTTCCATATTCTTAAATGTGGCACTGTGATTATTCCAACCTTTACCGATACCATTTTGCAGTCGATTACTTCGCGCTCCATCATGGAGTTAGCGCCTTTGCTCGGTTGCGAAGTCCGCCAAGAAACTGTGACGCTAGATAAATTTATTGCTGATATTGAATCTGGTGAGATTATTGAGGCAGGTGGTTTTGGCACCGCAGCGGTAGTGTCACCCGTAGGCTCTTATATTTTTGAAGATGGCCACATTATTACTATTGGTGATGGCAAAGTGGGTAAACATATTCAGCGGATTTATCAGCTCTATACCGATATTCAATTGGGTAAAGTTAAAGGCCCTGAGGGCTGGGTGCGCCCCGTTCCAAGGTCATGTTAA
- a CDS encoding TetR/AcrR family transcriptional regulator, whose translation MKCPADPVSLLRCNQILDVAEHLIATQGIVSFKFSQIAHDVGCSTGTLYKHFKGKEDILVCLFMRHATSNHLSLCVQQHPELTEQHKVLLPILFTFETIKRSPIFFTLRSVSVNHMVWPLASDEKVTRFKRRINAFWRWLHHHLTQAVVKQELVATPLQVKELTQGIVFYLTGVLTQFESQLIDDEFLSAQQHTCYRHLAKLMSQYAWQQAVTIEVFESLQALTQQYFIGNQAIAMNCSACNALEAKCD comes from the coding sequence ATGAAGTGTCCAGCCGATCCCGTGAGCCTATTGAGATGTAATCAGATATTGGATGTCGCTGAGCATTTAATTGCTACTCAAGGCATAGTGTCGTTTAAGTTCTCGCAAATTGCCCATGATGTGGGCTGCTCGACCGGCACCTTGTATAAGCATTTCAAAGGTAAAGAAGACATTTTAGTGTGCTTGTTTATGCGCCACGCGACCTCTAATCATTTGTCTTTATGTGTGCAGCAGCACCCTGAGCTTACTGAGCAGCACAAAGTATTACTGCCGATTTTATTTACCTTTGAGACGATTAAGCGCAGCCCGATATTTTTTACGTTAAGGTCTGTATCAGTCAATCATATGGTATGGCCGCTGGCCAGTGATGAAAAAGTGACGCGCTTTAAACGCCGTATTAATGCCTTCTGGCGCTGGTTACATCATCACTTAACCCAAGCGGTAGTCAAGCAAGAATTGGTGGCCACGCCGCTGCAAGTTAAAGAGTTAACCCAAGGCATAGTGTTTTATCTCACCGGCGTATTAACTCAGTTTGAGAGCCAATTGATTGATGATGAGTTTTTAAGTGCGCAGCAACACACTTGTTATCGTCATTTGGCTAAATTGATGTCGCAGTATGCGTGGCAGCAAGCCGTGACTATTGAGGTGTTTGAATCCTTGCAGGCATTAACTCAGCAATATTTTATCGGTAATCAAGCTATCGCCATGAATTGCAGTGCCTGTAACGCCCTTGAAGCTAAGTGTGACTAA